The Xiphophorus hellerii strain 12219 chromosome 5, Xiphophorus_hellerii-4.1, whole genome shotgun sequence genome window below encodes:
- the LOC116719962 gene encoding uncharacterized protein LOC116719962 isoform X2, producing the protein MVLWQIHTLDHLDASGFGRPFPHHGLQLLFWFSNHCVTFELDNSGDVMKLLYFVVGNLSTRSYPRSADLPAFVRENLGADGVSNSDRIIISYQVNTRLVDKVYVAEHDDADAGQFRSDGTHEVSSRLIRLLQNPQLDLSSLLTQMGYYDDVEMLQDAQDPSVQMMLSMMQNDPTGFFSQAFSRQLDLDRFCSSTNPDCSGSLVCYTTLQKKKKKKKKKSSKKPKPLRELSWRSSWSDPYRDYYEDYWIRSSYGSGYGSGYGSSYGSGYGSRGSYGKGGGGGFSWFLKLVLKTGALYLAARCLFWLVRNIWSSNWDDELLQRIPGWTSLYPSHPSYPRFPRTHIMLDYVY; encoded by the exons ATGGTTCTGTGGCAGATCCACACCCTGGACCACCTGGACGCGTCTGGCTTCGGCCGTCCTTTTCCTCACCACGgcctccagctgctgttttgGTTCTCCAACCACTGCGTGACCTTTGAACTGGACAACTCTGGGGACGTCATGAAG CTGCTTTACTTCGTGGTCGGGAACCTGAGCACCCGGTCCTACCCGCGGTCCGCCGACCTGCCGGCGTTCGTCCGGGAGAACCTCGGGGCGGACGGCGTCTCCAACAGCGACCGCATCATCATCAGTTACCAGGTGAACACCCGGCTGGTGGACAAGGTCTACGTCGCAGAACACGACGACGCTGACGCTGGACAGTTCCGATCCGACGGAACTCATGAGGTCAGCTCACGACTGATCCGACTTCTGCAGAACCCACAGCTGGACCTCAGCTCCCTCCTCACTCAGATGGGTTACTATGACGACGTAGAGATGCTCCAGGACGCGCAGGACCCTTCGGTCCAGATGATGCTGAGCATGATGCAGAACGATCCGACCGGGTTCTTCTCCCAGGCCTTCAGTCGCCAGCTGGACCTGGACCGGTTCTGCTCCAGCACGAACCCAGACTGCAGCGGGAGCCTGGTGTGTTACACCAccctgcagaagaagaagaagaagaagaagaagaaaagcagcaagAAACCGAAACCTCTGAGGGAACTTTCCTGGCGCTCCAGCTGGTCGGATCCGTACCGAG atTATTATGAAGATTACTGGATAAGATCCAGTTATGGATCTGGGTATGGATCCGGTTATGGATCCAGTTATGGATCCGGTTATGGATCTAGAGGCAGCTATGGTAAAGGTGGTGGAGGCGGATTTTCCTGGTTCCTGAAACTCGTCCTGAAAACCGGAGCGCTCTACCTGGCAGCCAGATGTTTGTTCTGGTTAGTCAGGAACATCTGGAGCTCTAACTGGGATGATGAGCTCCTCCAGCGGATTCCAGGCTGGACTTCTCTGTATCCCAGTCATCCCAGTTATCCCAGGTTTCCACGCACTCACATAATGCTGGACTATGTTTACTAG
- the patl1 gene encoding protein PAT1 homolog 1 yields the protein MFRFQSLDDDCTLEEEDDGLIDEEDEIDQFNDDTFGAGAIDDDWQEEHKRLAELDERDGLGAGRGPGGGDCSPSPASSAAAGRLPPLCFSSSSSGPPGQDERSGGGDLAESLARFILDADPAVAGVGAAERRGPAPGSAGPVLSAPRGPDQPRVLQQPASIPPKHQLPPGAPASGLPASSVLSYQQQQHLLRRGAAPMAQMNSHSIWDNSMGFGPVSVTPGLVTHMEDSPLMSIIKEVGLPKRPPQGRSDEGHDLSERAPPPRSSSPVIGSPPVRAVPIGTPPKHPMSLNHQVHHPTAVHVRAPVQHRFPAPFPERLSPNTLLNMANSPLCRGPFPPRVGPVLSQLQRAQLLNSQVAGFPRGGPGPPLLAGAGFRPFFGGPPPPHGHRMGPPPPHGPPNHTPPIRHNTTHLHPQHRRMLTQRMQSRGGDRVRTGLDRRSRDPYSNLMSQKEKEWVTKIQMMQLQSTDPYLDDYYYQNYYEKMEKRQEKERDSSRKEHTTKLITPQVAKVEHTYRPVQFAGSLGKLTVSSVNNPRKMIDAVVTTRSDDEEKREKQVWNKRRQVLYTVEKMFSLLLEVQDFEKRFVQTPEEDRDALLEQHKSNTEQLSNSLQDGDWEDRVSDEQCVMIMSVRKGKRLVARLLPFLPAAQAAAVVMVIARNLPAIAKKDKQDQALCCLVEPVSAVIQSLSSSALTDLLQELQGGEGQLAAALQNKFGVTLLFLILSEGERMQSSDPNCQLMDDNRWTELVFSVTRELLGVPSSSLAPPLFTPPNLLSLFSRYVDRQRLELLQDKLQISASSR from the exons ATGTTTCGATTTCAG tCCCTGGATGACGACTGTACactggaggaagaggatgatggGCTGATCGACGAGGAAGATGAGATCGATCAGTTTAATGACGACACGTTTGGAGCCGGCGCCATCG ATGACGACTGGCAGGAGGAGCACAAGCGCCTGGCGGAGCTGGATGAGCGGGACGGGCTGGGCGCCGGGCGGGGCCCGGGGGGCGGGGACTGCTCCCCAAGCCCCGCCTCCTCCGCCGCCGCGGGTCGGCTCCCTccgctctgcttctcctcgtcttcctctgGGCCGCCGGGTCAAG ATGAGCGGTCGGGAGGCGGCGACCTGGCCGAGTCTCTGGCCCGCTTCATTCTGGACGCCGACCCGGCCGTCGCCGGCGTCGGAGCGGCAGAGAGGCGCGGTCCGGCCCCCGGGTCGGCGGGGCCGGTTCTGTCCGCGCCGCGGGGCCCGGACCAGCCCAGAGTCCTACAGCAGCCCGCCTCCATCCCCCCCAAGCACCAGCTGCCCCCTGGAGCTCCCGCCTCAG GCCTGCCCGCCTCCTCCGTGCTCAGctaccagcagcagcagcacctccTGCGCAGAGGAGCCGCTCCCATGGCCCAG ATGAACTCTCACAGCATCTGGGACAACAGCATGGGCTTCGGGCCGGTCAGTGTCACGCCGGGACTCGTCACACATATGGAG GACAGTCCACTGATGTCCATCATCAAGGAGGTGGGGCTTCCGAAGCGCCCTCCTCAGGGGAGGAGCGACGAAGGTCACGACCTGTCAGAGAGGGCCCCACCCCCACGCTCCTCCTCTCCTGTGATTGGCTCTCCTCCGGTGAGGGCGGTGCCTATCGGGACGCCACCCAAACACCCGATGAGCCTGAACCATCAG gtccACCACCCCACGGCGGTTCATGTGCGCGCCCCGGTCCAGCACCGGTTCCCCGCTCCGTTCCCTGAGCGCCTGTCCCCCAACACGCTGCTCAACATGGCC AACTCTCCGTTGTGTCGCGGTCCGTTCCCTCCCAGAGTCGGCCCGGTTCTGTCTCAGCTCCAACGGGCTCAGCTGCTCAACTCCCAG GTGGCAGGTTTTCCTCGCGGCGGCCCCGGCCCTCCCCTGCTAGCCGGCGCCGGGTTCAGGCCCTTCTTCGGGggcccccctcctcctcacgGCCACAGGATGGGCCCCCCGCCGCCCCACGGCCCCCCCAACCACACGCCGCCCATCAGGCACAACACGACGCACCTCCACCCTCAGCACCGCCGCATGCTGACGCAGCGCATGCAGAGCCGCGGCGG cgaccgggtcagaaccgggctGGACCGCCGCAGCCGGGACCCGTACAGCAACCTGATGAGCCAGAAGGAGAAGGAGTGGGTGACCAAGATCCAGATGATGCAGCTGCAGAGCACCGACCCGTACCTGGACGACTACTACTACCAG AACTACTATGAGAAGATGGAGAAGCGCCAGGAGAAGGAGCGAgacagcagcaggaaggagcACACCACCAAGCTCATCACTCCGCAGGTGGCCAAGGTGGAGCACACCTACCGGCCAG TTCAGTTTGCAGGATCTCTGGGGAAGCTGACGGTGTCCAGCGTCAACAACCCGAGGAAGATGATCGACGCCGTGGTAACGACCCGCTCCGACGACGAG GAAAAAAGGGAGAAGCAGGTGTGGAACAAGAGGCGCCAGGTGCTGTACACCGTGGAGAAG ATGTTCAGTCTGCTGCTGGAGGTCCAGGACTTTGAGAAACGCTTCGTCCAAACGCCAGAGGAGGACAGAGACGCTCTGCTGGAGCAACACAAGAGCAACACGGAGCAACTGAGCAACTCACTGCAGGACGGGGACTGGGAGGACAG GGTGAGTGATGAGCAGTGTGTGATGATCATGTCGGTGCGGAAAGGGAAGCGGCTCGTCGCCAGGCTCCTCCCCTTCCTGCCTGCGGCGCAGGCTGCTGCCGTTGTCATGGTGATCGCACGCAACCTCCCGGCCATAGCGAAGAAGGACAAGCAGGACCAG GCGTTGTGCTGCCTGGTGGAGCCGGTCTCTGCAGTCATCCAGTCTCTGTCCAGCTCCGCCCTCacagacctgctgcaggagctgcaggGCGGCGAGGGCCAGCTGGCCGCCGCGCTGCAGAACAAG TTCGGCGTGACGCTGCTGTTTCTGATCCTGAGCGAAGGAGAGCGCATGCAGAGCTCCGACCCAAACTGTCAGCTCATGGACGACAATCGATG GACCGAGTTGGTGTTCTCGGTGACCAGGGAGCTGCTCGGCGTCCCGTCTTCGTCGCTGGCTCCGCCCCTCTTCACGCCTCCCAACCTGCTGTCTCTGTTCTCGCGCTACGTGGATCGGCAGaggctggagctgctgcaggacaAGCTACA gatCTCTGCTTCGTCCAGGTAG
- the LOC116719962 gene encoding uncharacterized protein LOC116719962 isoform X1: protein MVLWQIHTLDHLDASGFGRPFPHHGLQLLFWFSNHCVTFELDNSGDVMKLVSGCQPENGAYGFHRFGNMEELLPVLHKHKKNKSNRQLLYFVVGNLSTRSYPRSADLPAFVRENLGADGVSNSDRIIISYQVNTRLVDKVYVAEHDDADAGQFRSDGTHEVSSRLIRLLQNPQLDLSSLLTQMGYYDDVEMLQDAQDPSVQMMLSMMQNDPTGFFSQAFSRQLDLDRFCSSTNPDCSGSLVCYTTLQKKKKKKKKKSSKKPKPLRELSWRSSWSDPYRDYYEDYWIRSSYGSGYGSGYGSSYGSGYGSRGSYGKGGGGGFSWFLKLVLKTGALYLAARCLFWLVRNIWSSNWDDELLQRIPGWTSLYPSHPSYPRFPRTHIMLDYVY, encoded by the exons ATGGTTCTGTGGCAGATCCACACCCTGGACCACCTGGACGCGTCTGGCTTCGGCCGTCCTTTTCCTCACCACGgcctccagctgctgttttgGTTCTCCAACCACTGCGTGACCTTTGAACTGGACAACTCTGGGGACGTCATGAAG CTGGTGTCGGGGTGTCAGCCGGAGAACGGGGCTTACGGCTTCCACAGGTTTGGGAACATGGAGGAACTTCTGCCTGTTCTCCACAAACACAAGAAGAACAAGAGCAACAGGCAG CTGCTTTACTTCGTGGTCGGGAACCTGAGCACCCGGTCCTACCCGCGGTCCGCCGACCTGCCGGCGTTCGTCCGGGAGAACCTCGGGGCGGACGGCGTCTCCAACAGCGACCGCATCATCATCAGTTACCAGGTGAACACCCGGCTGGTGGACAAGGTCTACGTCGCAGAACACGACGACGCTGACGCTGGACAGTTCCGATCCGACGGAACTCATGAGGTCAGCTCACGACTGATCCGACTTCTGCAGAACCCACAGCTGGACCTCAGCTCCCTCCTCACTCAGATGGGTTACTATGACGACGTAGAGATGCTCCAGGACGCGCAGGACCCTTCGGTCCAGATGATGCTGAGCATGATGCAGAACGATCCGACCGGGTTCTTCTCCCAGGCCTTCAGTCGCCAGCTGGACCTGGACCGGTTCTGCTCCAGCACGAACCCAGACTGCAGCGGGAGCCTGGTGTGTTACACCAccctgcagaagaagaagaagaagaagaagaagaaaagcagcaagAAACCGAAACCTCTGAGGGAACTTTCCTGGCGCTCCAGCTGGTCGGATCCGTACCGAG atTATTATGAAGATTACTGGATAAGATCCAGTTATGGATCTGGGTATGGATCCGGTTATGGATCCAGTTATGGATCCGGTTATGGATCTAGAGGCAGCTATGGTAAAGGTGGTGGAGGCGGATTTTCCTGGTTCCTGAAACTCGTCCTGAAAACCGGAGCGCTCTACCTGGCAGCCAGATGTTTGTTCTGGTTAGTCAGGAACATCTGGAGCTCTAACTGGGATGATGAGCTCCTCCAGCGGATTCCAGGCTGGACTTCTCTGTATCCCAGTCATCCCAGTTATCCCAGGTTTCCACGCACTCACATAATGCTGGACTATGTTTACTAG